The nucleotide window CACATGCGCATCGCTGTTATCGGAGCAACCGGAAACGTGGGGACGGCGCTCCTTCGCCGGCTCCAGCAGGCCCGCCAGGAGAACCCCGCCCTTGAGCTGGTCGGTATCTCCCGGAGGAAGCCTTCCCAGGACCACGCGCCCTACAGCGGCGTCGAATGGCACACCGCCGACGTCGGCACTGATGCCGGGCGCGCAAGCCTCACCGACGCGCTGAAGGGGACTGACGCCGTCGTACATCTTGCCTGGGCCATCCAGCCCAACCGGGATGAGGAGGCGATGCACCGCACCAACGTGACCGGCACGGAGAATGCGCTGCATGCGGCCGCGGACGCCGGCGTGCGGCACTTCGTCTGCGCGTCTTCGGTGGGTGCGTACAGCCCGGCACGCAAGGATCAGGTAGTCACTGAGGATTGGCCCACCGGAGGCATCGCGACGTCCCATTACAGCCGGCACAAGGCCGAGCAGGAGGCCCTGCTGGACACCTTCGAACGTGATTTTCCGGAGATTCCCGTGGCGAGGGTCCGTCCCGGGCTCATCTTCCAGGCCGACGCCGGAGAGGAAATCGGGCGGTACTTCCTGGGTCCGCTGATCCCGAAATCGATTCTCAACAAACTGAGCCTGCCGGTGTTGCCGATCCCTTCGGAGCTTGTGTTCCAGGCGGTGCATGCCGCGGATATGGCCGACGCCTACTGGCGGATCATCGACCAGCGGGCTTCAGGCCCCTTCAACATCGCTGCAGATCCCATCCTGACGCCACGCCTGCTGGGCGGGCTGCTCGGCGCCAAGCGAGTGTTCGACCTGCCGGTGCCCGTGCTGCGTGCGGTGGTGGCGGCATCCTGGGCCCTGCACATCCAGGCGACGGATCCGGGGTGGATCGACATGGCGTCGCAGGCTCCGGTCATGAACACTGACCGGGCGCGCACCCTACTCGGCTGGGAACCCACGCGGTCCTCGGTTGCGGCGATGCGCGAGGTGATCGACGGGCTGGCGGGCGGCGTGGGAGTGCACGGCTCCCCCAGCCTGCGTCCCGGCGGCTGAGGAACCACGCTTCACCCACTTACTCCTTCACCGCACCCGCCGAAGCGTTCATGATCCGCTTCTGGAAGATGAAGAATACGATCGCCACGGGAACAGTCATGAGCGCTGCCGCTGCGAGCTTGAGCGGATACTGCGTCCCCTGGCTCAATGCCCCGGAGGCCAACTGCGCGACGCCCTTCGTGAGTGTTGTCAGCGAGGGATCCTGGGTGGAGATGATGAAGTGGTTCAGCTCGTTCCAGGAGCCCTGGAAGGACAGGATCACAATCGTCATCACGGCCGGCCGCGCCATCGGCAGCACCACGGACCAGAAGGTACGGAATGTTCCCGCGCCGTCGATCCGCGCCTGCTCCTCGACGCTCACCGGGATGGATTCGAAGAAGTTCTTCATGATGAACACGCCCGCTGCGTCGGCCAGCAGCGGCAGGATCATGCCGGTGTAGGAGTCGTAGATGCCCAGCTGATTGATCACGAGGAACTTCGGGATCAGCAGCACGACGCCGGGCACCGCCATCACGGCGACCAGCAGTGCAAACACCAGTCCGCGCCCGCGGAACGGGATCCGGGCCAGCGCGTAGCCGGCCAGCGAATTGAAGAAGACCCTGCCGAGGGTCACGAACACTGTCACGATGAAGGAGTTCATCCCCCACAGCGGGAAGTCCGAATTCGCGAAGAGCCCCTCATAGGCCGCCACTGACCAATTCTGCGGAACCAGTCCCAGCGGGTTCTGTGCCGCTTCCGGCTCCGTTTTGAAGGACGTGGCCACCTGTACCAGGAACGGGAAGATGTAGATGGTCGCGAGTGCGATCAGGACCAGGTAAGTGATCCATGCTCCGCGTACCCTTTTGCGGCGCGCAGGATTATCAGTACGACGACGGCGGTTCGCGGCCGGTGGGGCGGGTGCTGTTGCTGTGCTCATCGCCTGGACTTCCCCTTCTCATCTGCGCCGGCATCATCCGTGCGCGCCGCCGTGCCGGGGGCCGCCGCAGCGCTTGAACCGGCGCTGACTCCAGCGGGAACCATCCGCCGTCGTCGTGGAACGTCACGTTCCTTCAGTGCCCAGCGCTGAAGCACGGTGAGCACGACGATGATGGCGAAAAGCACGAAGGCGATGGCGGCACCGACTCCCCACTGCTGGTCCACGAAGGCGGAGTTGAAGGACAGGTAGGCGGGGGTCAGCGTGGTCTTGGCGGGCCCGCCCTGGGTGCCGGTGTAGATCTGGTCGAACACCTGCCAGGTGCCGATGAGGCCCAGCGTCAGCACAGTGAAAAGCGTGGGGCGCAGCATCGGGAGGGTGACGCTCCAGAACCGCTGCCACCCGGTGGCGCCATCCACTTCGGCCGCCTCCTGCACTTCGCCGCTGATGTTCTGCAGCGCCGCGATGAAGAGCAGCATGAAGGTTCCGGAGGTGGTGAAGATCGCCATCAGGACGAAGGCGGACATGGCGACCGATGGCCCGGCCAGCCATTCCCAGCTGCTGATGCCGAGGAACGCCGGGTCCTGCAGGGCGGCCGGCGCCTGATCGATTCCGATGAGTCCGAGCAGGATATGCAGGACGCCGCGCGGGTCCTGGAACCAGTTGGGCCCATCGATCGCGAAGAAGGAAAGGAACTTGTTGACTACACCGGTTGCGCTGAACAGGAACAGCCAAAGCACCGTGATGGCCACCGAACTGGTCACTGACGGGAAGTAGAAAGCGGTGCGGAAGAATCCCCTGCCCCGGAGGATCTGCCGGTTGACCATGACCGCGAGGAAGAGGGAGAGCGCGGTCTGCAGCGGAACGACCAGGAGGACGTAGTACAGGTTGTTCCGGATCGAGGTACCGAAGTCGCGTCCCGTCAGTCCCTCGCCTCCGAGGATGGCCGAGTAGTTTTCGGAGCCGACGAAGTTCACGGTGCCGGAGAAAGGGCTGCCGCGACCGGTCCAGTCCGAGACGCTGACCCATGCGGCCATCAGGACCGGGATGACGAGGAACAGTCCGAGAATCAGGATGATGGGCGTGATGAAGAGCCAGCCGGCGAGCCCTTGCCTGCCGCGGATGCTCCCATTCCTGCGGCTGGCCGGCCCGGCCGATTGCCCAGGGGGTGCTGGAGTGGATGGCACGTCGATACCTCGGGTCTATTCGCTGGACGTTCCGTGGGCGGCGCCCCTGCGGCGGGGCGCCGTCTGCGCGGCTGGGAAGGCGTTACTGGGTCACGACGGATTCCATAAGCGGCTGCACCGACTCAAGGATCTGCTGTGGCTCCGAGGACTCCAGGGACTCGAGTTGCGAGTTCAGCTCCGCCAGCACGTCGGCTGCGCCCTGCTGGGCGGGCAGGTTCTGCGCGTACTCGCCACCGGCGATGAACGGCGCCAGCTCCGGGTACTGCTCGGCCCAGTCCCCGGCAACGGACTGGAGCGAGGGCATGACACCGAAAGCTTCCGCGAAGCCCAGTTGGCTCTCCGGTGTGGTCAGGTGCTCCACCAGCGCCTTGGCGCCTTCGATGTTGTCGCTGTCTGCGGCGATACCCCAGCAATTGGTGAACTGGAGCGTGCCCTTGCCGCCGGGGCCCTCCGGAAGCTCGGCGATCTGGTATTCGACGTCGGGGAAGTCGTTGGTCATGGCGCCGGCAATCCAGTTGCCCTCGATGACCATGGCGGCCAGGCCTTTGCCGAATGCTTCGCCGCCCCAGCCTGCGCCGAGGTCGGAGGAGTAGGCGGCAACGCCGTCGGTCATCATCTGCTTGGCGTAGCTCAGCGCCTCGACGTTGGCTTCGCTGGCGACTGTCGCTTCGCCGTCGGTGACCAGGCCGCCTCCAGCCTGGGCGGTGAAGACGCCGAGCCGTTGGAACTCGGGGCTGAACCCCAGACCGACGGTCTCCCCGGTGGTGAGCTGTTCGGCTACTGTGGCCAGTTCATCCCAGCTGGTCGGGATGTCATCCTCCGTGAGCCCGGCCTCCTCCCACATGGCGCTGTTGATCACAAGGCCGAGTGTGGAGAAGTCCTTGGGCGCGCAGTAGAGCTGGTCTTCATAGGTGAAGGCCTCACGGAGCGCCGGGTAGTAGTCGTCCTTGTTCTCCAGGTCCTCTCCGTAGGGCTCCAGCGAGCCATTGGCCGCATATCCGGCGAACGCGTCGGTGGACAGGTAGAAGACGTCCGCCGGCTCACCGGACGCAAAGCCCTGGCTGAGCTGCTGCGTGAGGTCGGAGGCTGCGATGACAGAGGCATCCACACCGGACTCGCTGGCCCAGGCGTCGACAGCCGAGGTGACAGCCGCGGTTTCGGCATCACCCGATGATCCGATGAGGACGCTGACGGGAGCGTCCGTAGCTTCGGTCTGGCCGCCGCCTTCCTCGGCGGACTCGTCGAAGCCCGAGCCACCGCAGGCGGTGAGGGCGAGCATCGATGCTGCGGTGATGGCGACGGCCAGCCGCCGTCGGGGATTTCCAGTCTTCATTGTCTGATTCCTCTTGTGTTGATTCTTCTTCTTGTGGGGTTGGTCAGGTGCTGCTGAAGGAGTATGGGGTGCGCTGGATCAGGGTCGGCGGCAGGAGTAGGTGCCGCTCCGGCGCCGGCTCCCCATCCAGCTCCCGGCCGTTGCGCCCGGCCAGCTGGTGGGCGAGGACAGCGATGATGTGCCGCGCTGCGTCCTCCGTGGGCTGGGAAACGCTTGAGAGCCCGACGGCAGCAGCCACCGGTGTGTCATCGAATCCGATCACCGCAGGCGAGGACTGCGCCGGAAGCAGCTGCCTCAGCTTCGCTGTGGCTCCCAGAGCCAGGGAATCGCTTGCGCACACCAGCGCGGTCGCCCCGCGGGATGCGAGCCGTTCGGCGCCCTGCGCGCCGGCGGGGACGCCGTCGTCGGCCTGGATATCGAGGGTGTCGGTGGGAAGTCCGGCAGCGTGCATCGCACGGGTCCAGCCGGCGCGGCGGTCATCGCCGGCCCCGGAGCCCTCAGGCCAGCCAACAAAGCCGACTGCCGTGTGGCCCTGGCCGATCAGGGTGCGCGTGGCCTGCTCGGTTCCGGCGCCGCCGTCGACATCCACCCAGGGGTGGCTGGAGGTGAAGGGATCCTCGATGCTACTCCACGGGCGGCCGAAGGCGGCGAACGGCACATCGTGCTCAAGCAGCCAGGCCGTGCGCTCATCGCCGTAGTGCGTGCCGGTCAGCACGAAGCCGTCAAGGTCGGCAACCTTCTGGAGTTCCTCGTACTGGCGGATCTCGCCGGAATCGGAGTCCGCGCAGAACAGGGTGATCCGGTAGCCCTCCTGCTGCGCGGCCTCGGTGAGCGCGTGCAGGAACCGGTCGAGGATTGATCCGTTGATTCCGTCGATCACCGGCATCATGCGGATGCCAAGGTTCATCGAGCGCCGGGTGCGCAACTGCCGGCCGGCGGCGCTGGGCCGGTAGCCGCTCTCCGCGATCGCATGCTGTATCCGGAGCCGTGTCTCCGGCTTCACCCGGTGCGGCGCGTTGATCACGTTGGAGATGGTCTGCCGCGAGACACCGAGGGATTCAGCGAGGCTGACGAGCGTGGCCTTGGACATGCTGTTCCTTTCCCGTGATCCCGACGACTGGATATTTACAGAATATGAACGTTCAAATAGGATTGTCAATGGATAATTTGAACGATCTAATCTTGCTCACCGAACTTCAAGTCTCACCAAACTTCAAGGAGAACCCCCGTGGCGTACCTCCAGCCCTTCCTGCACAACCTCACCGGCGTGTTCAGCGCCCCTGTCCAGGCGTGGGCGGACCCGCATGGGCAGATCCGGGACTCGGGTGCGCAGGGAATCCACTGTGGCGATGACCGGGTGGTCCGCTCCGCTGTGCTGACGGTTGACGGCGCAGAGCCGGATTGGGTCTCAACGCAGGTGCGCTCGGCGCAGCGCGTCGACTACATGCATTTCGTCCGGGTGGAGTCGCAGGTGGCGGACCCGTTGATGTACCTGACGCGTTCCCGCACCGCCGACTCCGAAGGCATAGCCGAGCAGCTTCGCTTCGAGTCCGCTTACAGCTTCACCGTCCGGCAGGACGTCCGGCTGGTTCTTGACGCGGACAATACCCCGATGGAACAGGTGAAATCCGGCGCAGCCGCCACCACTCAACTCGCCGTGACCAGCCCCAAATGGAACTGGCGCGATCAGGACACCACCGCCCTGCTGGAGGCACCCGCCGCGCACATCCAGTTCGACGGCGGCCGGATCACCCTTACCTGGCAGGTGGAGGTGGAGCCCGGTGGCGTCGTCGAGCTCGGCTGGCGGCTGGCCGTTACCGATGCCGCCGCGCCCATGGTGGCGCCGTCGGGGTCCGGCATTGCGGTTCCGACGGTTGAGGGCGAGCCGCTGCAGCGTCTGCTTGACCGGTCCGTGTCAGACCTGAACGGCCTTCGTATGGCCGCCGCGAGTCGGCCCGAGGACACGTTCCTGGCCGCAGGTGCCCCCTGGTTCTTCACCATGTTCGGGCGGGACTCACTGATTGCGGCGCGGCTGCTCCTGCCGATCGAGACCTCACTGGCCGGCAGCACGCTTCGCGCGCTCGCCTCCCGGCAAGGCGCTTCCACCGATCCCGGAACGGCCGAGCAGCCTGGCAAGATCCTTCATGAGGTCCGCCGCGGCACGCTGTCCTTCACCGAGGGCGACGCCGGCGTGTCACTCCCGCCCGTCTATTTCGGCACCATCGACGCCACTCCCCTGTGGATCTGCCTGTTGCATGACGCCTGGCAGGCGGGGCTGCCCGAGGATCAGGTGGAGGCGCTGCTGGACCACCTGGAGGCAGCGCTGGTGTGGTTGCGCGATCACGGTGATTCCGACGGCGACGGCTTCCTTGAATACAAGGACGAGAGCGGCCATGGACTCGCCAACCAGGGCTGGAAGGACTCCGGAGACTCCATCCGCTGGCATGACGGCTCGCTGGCTGACGGGCCCATCGCGCTTGCGGAGGTCCAGGGTTACGCCTACGAGGCCGCGCTGGGAGGAGCAGCCCTGCTCGATGCTTTCGGGCGCAGCGGCGGCGACGCATGGCGGCGGTACGCAGCAGACCTGCGGGAGCGTTTCCGGACCGCGTTCTGGTGTACCGACGAGTTGGGACGCTACCCCGCCATCGCACTGGATTCGTCCAAGCGCCCGGTGGACGGGGTGACCAGCAACATGGGTCACCTGCTGGGTACCGGCATTCTTGATGAAGCGGAAGCGCAGGCTGTTGCCGCACGGCTGATGGATCCCACCATGTTCTCCGGCTACGGGATCCGCACGGTATCCACCACCAACGGCGGGTTCTGGCCCACGCGCTACCATGCGGGGTCGGTCTGGAGCCATGACACCGGCATGATCATCAGCGGACTGCTCAAGGACGGCTTCGTCACGCAGGCCTCTGCCCTGGCCGCAGGGCTGCTGCGAGCAGCCGAAGGGTTTGACTGGCGGTTGCCCGAGCTGTTCTCCGGGCATGCGTCCAGCGAGATGTGGCCTCCGGTTCCCTACCCGGCGTCGTGCCGCCCGCAGGCGTGGGCGGCGGCGTCGTCAATCCCGATCGCGCAGGCGCTCGGTGGGCTCTGACGCACTATCGGACGTAAGCCACTCGATTGCCCGTACCTCATCGGTGAAGTACTGGCTGGGCGTTGCGGCACGGTAGTTGAAGGCGGTCATGACACGCGCCACCTCATCCGCTCCGAGGACCGCCGTGCGGCTGGAGCACGTTTCCTCCAGCAGGAGGTCCCGGGCCGGGGCGCTGATCCCGTCAACGAGGTCAATGTGCACAAGCAGCGGCCGCTGGCACTCGGGCGATACTGCTTCTACAGCCGTGACGCTCGCCTGCACGTCGCGCAGCTCCATGACGATGCCCGGATTCCAGCACAGACGGAGGAAGTCGCCCTCGTCCGTCAGCTCGAAGCGCAGGCCATCGTTGCGCAGGCCATCGTCGGAAATCGGTTCCATGATTCGGTTGTCCCCCAGCGTTTACATGTCAGGTGTGTAGTGTCCCGGTGTCAGCAGCCACTCACGCGCTGATTCCGGCTCAGCAAAATAGCGCGTGGGGTACCGCGGACGGTGAACGCCGTCAAAGAAGGCAGCAATCAGCCGGTCCACTGCTGTTGGGCCCACCAGTGCCAGCGCGGCCACGTTCAGGTGATCAGCGAAAACAGTCTGCCCGGGGGCATCCACCGAGACCATCGAGTTAAGGATGACGAGCATCGGATCGCACCGGCCGGGATTCACTTCCTCCAGCCGCCGGACCAGCTCCAGCGCATCCTGCTCGGTCACCGTGACGCCCTCGTTCCACTCCACGCGGACGCAGCCTTTTTCGAGGGTGAGGGTGAAACGGCGGCCAGACTTCAATCCGTTCAACGCCCCTCCCGTCATCAGCTGCTCCGAGCCAAATGTATCCCACCTCACACGATGGGTCAGGACCCTGTGCGTGCCTCGCGCTCGTCGAGCACGTCTTCGCCCGGTCCGCTGAAGTCCGCACGCCGCCTCTCCGCCTCCGGTGAGCCGGTGAAGAGGCGGCCGTTGCTGGGGTGCAGCGCGGCGTCGTCGTTGGTTGACTGGCCGGCAGTTGGCGCAGCCGACGACGACGGCGACACCGCCTCCCAGCGCTGGCGCGGCAGGGCGTCGGGGAACCTGCTCTGGATGAAGCCGACCATCTGCTCACGGACCAGGCACTGCAGGTCCCACAGGGCGCCGCTGTCTGCGGCACTG belongs to Arthrobacter tumbae and includes:
- a CDS encoding LacI family DNA-binding transcriptional regulator, with the protein product MSKATLVSLAESLGVSRQTISNVINAPHRVKPETRLRIQHAIAESGYRPSAAGRQLRTRRSMNLGIRMMPVIDGINGSILDRFLHALTEAAQQEGYRITLFCADSDSGEIRQYEELQKVADLDGFVLTGTHYGDERTAWLLEHDVPFAAFGRPWSSIEDPFTSSHPWVDVDGGAGTEQATRTLIGQGHTAVGFVGWPEGSGAGDDRRAGWTRAMHAAGLPTDTLDIQADDGVPAGAQGAERLASRGATALVCASDSLALGATAKLRQLLPAQSSPAVIGFDDTPVAAAVGLSSVSQPTEDAARHIIAVLAHQLAGRNGRELDGEPAPERHLLLPPTLIQRTPYSFSST
- a CDS encoding NAD-dependent epimerase/dehydratase family protein encodes the protein MRIAVIGATGNVGTALLRRLQQARQENPALELVGISRRKPSQDHAPYSGVEWHTADVGTDAGRASLTDALKGTDAVVHLAWAIQPNRDEEAMHRTNVTGTENALHAAADAGVRHFVCASSVGAYSPARKDQVVTEDWPTGGIATSHYSRHKAEQEALLDTFERDFPEIPVARVRPGLIFQADAGEEIGRYFLGPLIPKSILNKLSLPVLPIPSELVFQAVHAADMADAYWRIIDQRASGPFNIAADPILTPRLLGGLLGAKRVFDLPVPVLRAVVAASWALHIQATDPGWIDMASQAPVMNTDRARTLLGWEPTRSSVAAMREVIDGLAGGVGVHGSPSLRPGG
- a CDS encoding carbohydrate ABC transporter permease; this encodes MPSTPAPPGQSAGPASRRNGSIRGRQGLAGWLFITPIILILGLFLVIPVLMAAWVSVSDWTGRGSPFSGTVNFVGSENYSAILGGEGLTGRDFGTSIRNNLYYVLLVVPLQTALSLFLAVMVNRQILRGRGFFRTAFYFPSVTSSVAITVLWLFLFSATGVVNKFLSFFAIDGPNWFQDPRGVLHILLGLIGIDQAPAALQDPAFLGISSWEWLAGPSVAMSAFVLMAIFTTSGTFMLLFIAALQNISGEVQEAAEVDGATGWQRFWSVTLPMLRPTLFTVLTLGLIGTWQVFDQIYTGTQGGPAKTTLTPAYLSFNSAFVDQQWGVGAAIAFVLFAIIVVLTVLQRWALKERDVPRRRRMVPAGVSAGSSAAAAPGTAARTDDAGADEKGKSRR
- a CDS encoding glycogen debranching N-terminal domain-containing protein translates to MAYLQPFLHNLTGVFSAPVQAWADPHGQIRDSGAQGIHCGDDRVVRSAVLTVDGAEPDWVSTQVRSAQRVDYMHFVRVESQVADPLMYLTRSRTADSEGIAEQLRFESAYSFTVRQDVRLVLDADNTPMEQVKSGAAATTQLAVTSPKWNWRDQDTTALLEAPAAHIQFDGGRITLTWQVEVEPGGVVELGWRLAVTDAAAPMVAPSGSGIAVPTVEGEPLQRLLDRSVSDLNGLRMAAASRPEDTFLAAGAPWFFTMFGRDSLIAARLLLPIETSLAGSTLRALASRQGASTDPGTAEQPGKILHEVRRGTLSFTEGDAGVSLPPVYFGTIDATPLWICLLHDAWQAGLPEDQVEALLDHLEAALVWLRDHGDSDGDGFLEYKDESGHGLANQGWKDSGDSIRWHDGSLADGPIALAEVQGYAYEAALGGAALLDAFGRSGGDAWRRYAADLRERFRTAFWCTDELGRYPAIALDSSKRPVDGVTSNMGHLLGTGILDEAEAQAVAARLMDPTMFSGYGIRTVSTTNGGFWPTRYHAGSVWSHDTGMIISGLLKDGFVTQASALAAGLLRAAEGFDWRLPELFSGHASSEMWPPVPYPASCRPQAWAAASSIPIAQALGGL
- a CDS encoding carbohydrate ABC transporter permease, translating into MSTATAPAPPAANRRRRTDNPARRKRVRGAWITYLVLIALATIYIFPFLVQVATSFKTEPEAAQNPLGLVPQNWSVAAYEGLFANSDFPLWGMNSFIVTVFVTLGRVFFNSLAGYALARIPFRGRGLVFALLVAVMAVPGVVLLIPKFLVINQLGIYDSYTGMILPLLADAAGVFIMKNFFESIPVSVEEQARIDGAGTFRTFWSVVLPMARPAVMTIVILSFQGSWNELNHFIISTQDPSLTTLTKGVAQLASGALSQGTQYPLKLAAAALMTVPVAIVFFIFQKRIMNASAGAVKE
- a CDS encoding sugar ABC transporter substrate-binding protein; this encodes MKTGNPRRRLAVAITAASMLALTACGGSGFDESAEEGGGQTEATDAPVSVLIGSSGDAETAAVTSAVDAWASESGVDASVIAASDLTQQLSQGFASGEPADVFYLSTDAFAGYAANGSLEPYGEDLENKDDYYPALREAFTYEDQLYCAPKDFSTLGLVINSAMWEEAGLTEDDIPTSWDELATVAEQLTTGETVGLGFSPEFQRLGVFTAQAGGGLVTDGEATVASEANVEALSYAKQMMTDGVAAYSSDLGAGWGGEAFGKGLAAMVIEGNWIAGAMTNDFPDVEYQIAELPEGPGGKGTLQFTNCWGIAADSDNIEGAKALVEHLTTPESQLGFAEAFGVMPSLQSVAGDWAEQYPELAPFIAGGEYAQNLPAQQGAADVLAELNSQLESLESSEPQQILESVQPLMESVVTQ
- a CDS encoding DUF7793 family protein — encoded protein: MRWDTFGSEQLMTGGALNGLKSGRRFTLTLEKGCVRVEWNEGVTVTEQDALELVRRLEEVNPGRCDPMLVILNSMVSVDAPGQTVFADHLNVAALALVGPTAVDRLIAAFFDGVHRPRYPTRYFAEPESAREWLLTPGHYTPDM
- a CDS encoding DUF7793 family protein, whose amino-acid sequence is MEPISDDGLRNDGLRFELTDEGDFLRLCWNPGIVMELRDVQASVTAVEAVSPECQRPLLVHIDLVDGISAPARDLLLEETCSSRTAVLGADEVARVMTAFNYRAATPSQYFTDEVRAIEWLTSDSASEPTERLRDRD